In Candidatus Zixiibacteriota bacterium, one genomic interval encodes:
- the flgL gene encoding flagellar hook-associated protein 3, with protein sequence MRVTNKMISDQVTNNLGTNISKFMKLQNMMSTSRRINQPSDDPVGTIKDLSYRTRLTEITQFQKNIDEGSNWLASVDVALGDMTSTLTNAKEIAVALANDTYDESARKSVAREVEDYLELIIQSGNVQQGNRYLFSGHLTRTQTYSKYANGIVYNGDEGDIRVEIENNTKVTINAPGSDILTKTFTVLGGDADLNFGIDTTTPLADLNSGQGVDLVPGTFDVTDQNVNNTVTVNIAAATDINDVLNEINAQLLGGGIDNVTAQLGDHGNNIHLVATDKPDVSLDTPLANLNKGNGLGEPPHEIVIHNSDRSIEFTVDLASSVTIGDAVTEINNAFAQAAIDFAEPNLNNVSIALDGGLPPTHLEVTDANGVPMGLTISEPNAHATTAKSLGINGDIGALLVGDNLNPQPDMAITETGGGNTTAEDLGLLGTMNYDMIGEDLDPQITLTTPMSLLNNRTGFPMGEVMIAQGDSSVTLDFSNPGLATVGDLIDLINTSGLDIQATINSDGKGIQIESTVVGQSLVIEDVGTRATAHNFGIAGSPDIAGNLFYLIEALNSNDQQSINSVIDRLDDGINHLLNQRSSVGAKMIRLDTTYARLTDYNVEVTRLLSETEDADIVKLVSELAVQENVYQAAMNAAAKIIQPSLMDFMR encoded by the coding sequence ATGAGAGTAACCAACAAAATGATTTCGGACCAGGTCACCAACAACCTGGGTACAAATATCTCGAAATTCATGAAACTGCAGAATATGATGTCGACTTCGCGTCGGATCAATCAGCCTTCTGACGATCCAGTGGGGACGATCAAGGATCTTTCATATCGTACACGATTGACTGAGATCACGCAGTTCCAGAAAAACATCGATGAGGGCTCTAACTGGCTGGCATCGGTGGATGTGGCCCTGGGAGATATGACCTCGACTTTGACCAATGCCAAGGAAATCGCGGTCGCTCTGGCCAACGACACCTACGATGAAAGCGCTCGTAAGTCCGTTGCCAGGGAAGTCGAGGATTACCTCGAGTTGATCATCCAGTCAGGTAATGTCCAGCAGGGCAACCGCTATCTCTTTTCCGGTCACCTGACTCGTACACAGACATATTCGAAGTATGCAAACGGAATCGTCTATAACGGAGACGAGGGCGATATTCGAGTGGAGATCGAAAACAACACAAAAGTTACCATCAATGCGCCCGGTTCGGATATACTGACAAAAACTTTTACCGTGCTGGGTGGCGATGCTGATCTCAACTTCGGTATCGATACTACCACACCGCTGGCCGATCTCAACAGCGGGCAGGGAGTCGATCTGGTACCCGGGACATTTGATGTCACGGATCAAAATGTGAATAATACCGTTACTGTCAATATTGCCGCGGCGACAGATATTAATGATGTCTTGAACGAGATCAACGCTCAGCTTCTGGGCGGCGGTATCGACAATGTCACCGCGCAACTCGGTGATCACGGCAACAACATCCACCTGGTTGCCACCGACAAACCGGATGTCAGCCTGGACACTCCGCTTGCCAACCTTAACAAAGGCAACGGCCTGGGCGAGCCTCCTCATGAAATAGTTATTCATAACTCGGATCGTTCAATAGAATTCACTGTTGACCTGGCCAGTTCGGTAACTATCGGTGATGCCGTCACTGAAATCAACAATGCATTCGCACAGGCCGCAATCGACTTTGCCGAACCGAACCTGAACAATGTCAGTATCGCCCTGGACGGCGGACTTCCGCCGACTCATCTCGAGGTCACCGATGCCAATGGTGTGCCTATGGGGCTGACTATTTCCGAGCCGAATGCTCATGCTACAACCGCCAAGTCTCTCGGAATAAACGGTGATATCGGCGCGCTTTTGGTTGGTGATAACCTCAATCCTCAGCCCGATATGGCCATAACCGAAACCGGCGGTGGCAACACTACCGCTGAAGACCTGGGTCTGCTGGGTACCATGAATTATGACATGATTGGAGAAGATCTTGATCCGCAGATCACGTTGACTACACCGATGTCACTTTTAAACAACCGTACCGGTTTTCCGATGGGTGAGGTGATGATTGCCCAGGGCGACAGCTCGGTCACGCTTGATTTTTCGAATCCGGGCCTGGCAACAGTCGGTGACCTGATCGATTTGATAAACACCAGTGGCCTGGATATTCAGGCAACGATAAATTCAGACGGCAAAGGCATCCAGATAGAATCCACGGTTGTGGGACAAAGCCTGGTGATCGAAGATGTTGGTACGAGGGCAACGGCTCATAATTTCGGTATCGCAGGTTCGCCTGATATAGCCGGTAATCTGTTCTATCTGATAGAGGCACTCAATTCCAATGATCAGCAGTCGATCAACAGTGTCATTGACCGTCTCGATGATGGTATTAATCACCTGCTCAACCAGCGGTCTTCGGTGGGCGCCAAGATGATCCGCCTGGATACGACCTATGCCAGGTTGACCGACTACAACGTCGAAGTGACCAGGCTGTTGAGCGAAACCGAAGATGCCGACATCGTCAAACTCGTATCGGAGCTGGCTGTGCAGGAGAACGTCTATCAGGCCGCGATGAATGCGGCCGCAAAGATCATCCAGCCGTCACTAATGGACTTCATGCGTTAG
- a CDS encoding flagellar assembly protein FliW (binds to flagellin and appears to stabilize flagellin during flagella assembly), translating to MKIATFRFGELDIPEENIIEIPKGIIGFEQFKKYVLLEREDSDPFCWLQSLEDPNLAFVVVNPMVFFRSYKIEVHFKELGDIQVTSLDRIETFVIVTIPDDIRKMSANLLGPIVINLDNNQAKQVVLVNSPYTIQHFIMDELNKKMDRGPHKKQSLAVQI from the coding sequence ATGAAGATTGCAACGTTTCGATTTGGTGAATTGGATATCCCGGAAGAGAATATCATCGAAATCCCGAAAGGTATAATTGGTTTCGAGCAGTTCAAGAAATACGTCCTGCTGGAGCGCGAGGATTCTGATCCTTTCTGCTGGCTCCAGTCTCTTGAGGATCCCAATCTGGCATTCGTGGTCGTCAACCCGATGGTCTTCTTCAGGAGTTACAAAATCGAGGTCCATTTCAAGGAACTGGGCGATATCCAGGTGACCTCGCTGGATAGAATTGAAACATTCGTAATCGTGACCATTCCGGATGATATCAGGAAGATGTCAGCCAACCTTCTGGGGCCGATCGTGATCAATCTCGACAACAATCAGGCCAAGCAGGTGGTGCTGGTCAACAGTCCCTACACGATTCAGCATTTTATCATGGATGAACTGAACAAAAAGATGGACCGTGGCCCGCACAAAAAACAATCGCTGGCCGTTCAGATATAA
- a CDS encoding tetratricopeptide repeat protein, with amino-acid sequence MDSTKVSQLESQIVKSPDKPELHMELANLLFKQEQFDQALLYIEKAFELVPDHPQLATQVGMMAVAAKDNAKAQKYFEKAVDLNPQSPICLHNLGLVYASREKLDKASSTFQRLVALEPDSANAHSDLAVILDAKGDCDEACKEFEKALQIKPDDENITASYLQVCLRDKKYDHAIRACDDFIKINPGNNKIISLKKQIEDLKSADQG; translated from the coding sequence ATGGATTCCACAAAAGTTTCTCAGTTAGAGTCACAAATCGTAAAATCACCCGATAAACCTGAACTTCACATGGAGCTGGCCAACCTGCTCTTCAAACAGGAGCAATTTGACCAGGCCCTGTTGTATATTGAAAAAGCTTTCGAGCTTGTGCCGGATCACCCGCAACTGGCCACTCAAGTCGGGATGATGGCTGTCGCGGCCAAAGATAACGCAAAAGCGCAAAAGTATTTCGAAAAAGCTGTGGATCTCAATCCGCAGAGCCCGATATGCCTGCACAATCTCGGGCTTGTGTATGCCTCGCGAGAGAAGCTCGATAAAGCAAGTAGCACTTTTCAGCGCCTGGTAGCGCTCGAACCCGACAGTGCCAACGCGCACAGCGACCTGGCGGTTATTCTGGATGCCAAAGGTGATTGCGATGAAGCCTGTAAAGAATTCGAGAAAGCGCTTCAAATCAAACCTGATGATGAAAACATCACAGCCTCGTATCTGCAGGTCTGCCTGAGAGACAAAAAATACGATCATGCCATCAGAGCCTGCGATGATTTCATAAAAATCAATCCCGGCAATAACAAAATCATCAGCCTTAAAAAGCAAATAGAAGATCTGAAGTCTGCTGATCAGGGTTGA
- a CDS encoding tetratricopeptide repeat protein produces MGKKKKKQSKRDTRSKKDKITTKPKNTQKHVQVLLPQEHTERIQRAERMVQLVAFEEALDEIHSILTPEIRQEYPHAYLLAIRIEAFAHANLKHYDKAVEAIMSLPDDDREHLDFLFMLTINYVQLQEYELAEDYAERYLKIYKRIKKSKTKNVFLAGTAGKVHELYFHLGLALRGQEKIEQSLKAFGQAYRAQKDYEQAYLEQARLYHIMEEDGEAVAVLTKALKAGVDTEEVRMLLAEYDDAPTISACMIVKDEEKFLPQCLDSIKDVVDEIIIVDTGSTDRTVEIAESYGAKVYFHPWENDFSKARNQSLQYPTRDWVFIIDADEELDRGSIANLKRAVTTKNHDLISIDVLNTSKNYKNSRTCLTSIRLFRREKGYRYSGIVHNQLKLPSDCRVLRASVTIIHYGYALDEEQMTKKRKRSEPLLLKQIDENPHNYFARFNLAQVYRHFISSGDDDAFDKTVEHASFVVENVSPGAKDKRHLLIMCIHQLSEAYLLTDRFEESLAYCDKALEVFPGYIDALFTRAVALYNLKRYDEAEQACHVYIDTADQYDPLKDTSNTILLHVKNQFMAYNLLGKMAMHDIERISDAQAGFQKAIDCNLKAIEYTQDFINSYIDIARAYCELGENKKAWKYIEKAFELDPENPRARYIAGKLHEQKKRYRQACQEYLQAYEAMKYETSLLRSLADCYRKLKDTDSAARYCRELVKIDQDDYQAWRQLGDIEFEKGRFEKAVEAYSNTITRNPDDLQSWNNLGNANLKLGSYARAEECYREALKLDESYALTRKNLIICLYHQDKYEDALRELEEYLSLAGDDYEMLSLAADIATRLRILDKAIGFYEKAITMNPKSADLYTNLGDCYYELGVWDAAQLGYARAVNVDPHHQPARDKLLQISNLIQFRKS; encoded by the coding sequence ATGGGAAAGAAGAAAAAGAAGCAATCAAAACGGGATACCAGATCAAAAAAAGATAAAATAACTACAAAACCGAAGAATACTCAAAAGCATGTACAAGTACTGCTTCCACAGGAGCACACAGAGCGGATACAGCGTGCCGAGCGGATGGTTCAGCTGGTCGCTTTTGAAGAAGCACTGGATGAAATCCATTCAATACTGACGCCTGAAATCAGGCAGGAGTATCCACACGCGTATCTTCTGGCAATACGGATAGAAGCATTCGCGCATGCCAATCTCAAACATTACGACAAAGCTGTCGAAGCGATCATGTCGCTTCCGGATGATGACCGGGAGCACCTCGACTTCCTGTTTATGTTGACGATAAATTATGTCCAGCTTCAGGAATACGAACTGGCTGAGGATTATGCCGAGCGCTATCTTAAAATCTATAAGCGGATCAAGAAATCGAAGACAAAAAATGTTTTCCTGGCAGGCACAGCTGGCAAGGTTCATGAATTATACTTTCATCTCGGTCTCGCCCTGCGTGGACAGGAGAAAATCGAGCAGTCGCTGAAAGCGTTTGGTCAGGCGTACCGTGCTCAAAAAGACTATGAACAGGCTTACCTCGAGCAGGCGCGACTGTATCATATAATGGAAGAAGATGGCGAGGCCGTCGCGGTGCTGACAAAGGCACTCAAGGCTGGTGTCGATACTGAAGAAGTACGCATGTTGCTTGCGGAATATGATGATGCGCCGACTATATCGGCCTGCATGATCGTCAAGGATGAAGAAAAGTTTTTGCCCCAGTGTCTGGATTCGATCAAGGATGTTGTGGATGAGATCATCATTGTAGACACCGGGTCGACGGATCGCACCGTAGAGATCGCGGAAAGTTACGGCGCCAAAGTCTATTTCCATCCCTGGGAAAACGATTTCTCCAAGGCGCGCAACCAGTCGCTTCAATATCCGACCAGGGACTGGGTATTTATAATTGACGCCGACGAAGAACTCGACCGCGGCTCGATCGCAAACCTGAAGCGCGCTGTCACGACTAAAAACCATGACCTGATCAGTATCGACGTCCTCAATACCAGCAAAAACTATAAAAACTCAAGGACCTGCCTGACCTCGATCAGGCTCTTCCGGCGCGAGAAGGGTTACCGCTATTCCGGGATAGTACACAATCAACTCAAATTGCCATCTGACTGCAGGGTCTTGAGAGCATCGGTAACGATTATTCATTATGGTTACGCCCTCGATGAAGAGCAGATGACAAAAAAGCGAAAACGGTCCGAGCCCCTTCTGCTAAAACAAATTGATGAAAACCCTCATAACTATTTTGCCAGGTTTAACCTGGCCCAGGTCTATCGGCATTTTATAAGCAGTGGCGATGATGACGCCTTTGACAAAACCGTGGAACACGCCTCTTTCGTGGTTGAAAATGTTTCCCCTGGTGCTAAAGATAAGAGACATCTTTTGATCATGTGCATTCATCAGCTGTCCGAAGCGTACCTGTTGACAGACCGCTTTGAAGAATCACTGGCATACTGCGATAAAGCACTCGAAGTGTTTCCCGGTTACATCGATGCACTGTTTACCAGGGCGGTAGCGTTGTATAACCTTAAGAGATACGATGAAGCCGAACAGGCCTGCCATGTATACATAGATACGGCAGACCAGTATGACCCGCTCAAGGACACCAGCAACACGATCCTGTTGCATGTCAAAAATCAGTTCATGGCCTACAACCTGCTCGGGAAGATGGCCATGCATGATATCGAGCGGATCTCCGATGCCCAGGCGGGTTTTCAAAAAGCGATTGACTGCAACTTGAAAGCGATTGAATACACGCAGGATTTCATCAATTCGTATATCGATATCGCCCGCGCTTATTGTGAACTGGGCGAGAATAAGAAAGCGTGGAAATACATTGAAAAAGCTTTCGAGCTCGATCCTGAAAACCCGCGGGCAAGATATATAGCCGGAAAGCTTCATGAACAAAAGAAACGATATCGGCAAGCTTGCCAAGAATACCTGCAGGCTTATGAAGCAATGAAATATGAAACCAGTCTTTTGCGGTCGCTGGCTGATTGTTACCGCAAGCTGAAAGATACGGATTCCGCCGCACGATATTGCAGGGAATTAGTTAAGATCGACCAGGACGATTATCAGGCCTGGCGACAGCTGGGCGACATCGAATTCGAGAAGGGTCGATTCGAAAAAGCGGTGGAAGCCTATTCAAACACGATCACTCGGAACCCGGATGACCTCCAGAGCTGGAATAATTTGGGAAACGCGAACCTCAAGCTGGGCAGTTATGCTCGCGCTGAAGAGTGCTACCGGGAGGCATTAAAGCTGGACGAATCCTATGCCCTGACACGCAAGAACCTGATTATCTGCCTTTACCACCAGGACAAATATGAGGATGCCCTGCGGGAGCTGGAGGAGTACCTGTCGCTGGCCGGTGATGATTATGAAATGCTGTCACTGGCGGCGGATATCGCCACCCGACTGAGAATTCTGGACAAGGCGATCGGTTTCTACGAGAAAGCGATTACGATGAATCCAAAATCTGCGGATTTATACACGAACCTGGGCGACTGCTACTACGAGCTGGGGGTTTGGGATGCCGCTCAACTCGGTTATGCCCGGGCGGTCAATGTCGACCCGCATCATCAGCCGGCGCGCGATAAACTGCTTCAAATCTCGAACCTGATCCAGTTCCGAAAATCATGA